From the Manihot esculenta cultivar AM560-2 chromosome 3, M.esculenta_v8, whole genome shotgun sequence genome, one window contains:
- the LOC110624901 gene encoding glycosyltransferase BC10, which produces MSFSSRSMKNFNKKLRSRILSTLINGKIHLPHFISHFIVFLCGLAFGIAIPSWHSKSISLNFQLNPSLNQTQTLPSPHKLLPLEMLLLNRTSNSTGWKNLFKPPTSVYHDMEEEELLWRASMVPNVGNSTLPRAKKVAFLFLTHGPLPLAPFWDLFFKGYEDLYSVYVHSNPLFKGTVPSNSVFYGRMIPRSKVVQWGTFSVVEAERLLLANALLDVSNQRFVLLSDSCIPLFNFSTIYNYLMSSSKSFLEVLDVPGLVGRDRYNPRMSPTIQFHQWRKGAQWFQIDRDLAHELISDLNYFSTFQRFCNGLCFGDEHYLPSFVTVRLWRKFSNRTSTWINWSMGGAHPFGFGEMETTRENLEWLRSYGNEGCEFNGGTNICFLFARKFLPSSLDSLMRIAPHVMSCNFNLLIQVYAL; this is translated from the exons ATGTCCTTCTCTTCAAGATCAATGAAGAACTTCAACAAGAAACTTCGCTCAAGGATCTTATCAACCCTCATCAATGGCAAAATCCACCTTCCTCACTTCATCTCTCATTTCATTGTCTTCCTCTGTGGCTTAGCCTTCGGCATTGCAATTCCTTCTTGGCATTCCAAATCCATTTCTTTAAACTTTCAACTCAACCCATCTTTGAACCAAACGCAGACCCTTCCATCTCCACATAAGCTTTTACCTTTGGAAATGCTGCTGCTTAATCGAACCAGTAATTCAACCGGTTGGAAAAATTTGTTTAAACCGCCAACCAGTGTTTATCACGACATGGAAGAAGAAGAGCTGTTATGGAGAGCATCAATGGTTCCTAATGTTGGAAATTCTACGTTGCCTCGTGCTAAAAAAGTTGCGTTTCTGTTCTTGACACATGGGCCTTTGCCTTTGGCTCCTTTCTGGGATTTGTTCTTTAAAGGCTATGAAGATCTTTACTCAGTTTATGTGCATTCGAATCCTTTGTTTAAAGGCACAGTGCCCTCCAACTCTGTGTTCTATGGCAGGATGATCCCAAGAAGTAAG GTGGTGCAATGGGGAACGTTTTCAGTAGTAGAAGCAGAGCGTCTCTTATTAGCAAATGCATTACTTGACGTATCCAACCAACGCTTTGTTCTCCTTTCAGATTCATGCATTCCTCTGTTCAACTTCTCCACAATCTACAATTACTTAATGTCTTCTTCAAAATCTTTCCTAGAGGTTCTTGACGTGCCCGGCCTAGTCGGCCGTGACCGATACAACCCACGAATGAGTCCCACAATTCAGTTTCATCAATGGCGAAAAGGCGCCCAGTGGTTCCAGATTGATCGAGATCTTGCCCATGAGCTAATCTCAGACCTAAATTATTTCTCCACATTTCAAAGATTTTGCAATGGCTTGTGCTTCGGTGATGAGCATTACTTGCCATCTTTTGTTACTGTGAGGCTTTGGAGGAAGTTTTCAAACAGAACTTCGACTTGGATTAATTGGTCAATGGGTGGGGCCCATCCCTTTGGGTTTGGGGAGATGGAAACCACTAGGGAGAATTTGGAGTGGTTGAGGAGTTATGGGAATGAAGGATGTGAATTCAATGGGGGAACTAATATTTGCTTCTTGTTTGCTAGAAAGTTTCTGCCTTCTTCTTTGGATAGTTTGATGAGGATTGCTCCTCATGTCATGTCATGCAATTTTAATTTACTAATACAAg TTTATGCTCTCTAA
- the LOC110612435 gene encoding stigma-specific STIG1-like protein 1 translates to MELTKIIFFIAITMAVSITVTIRSIGEVEEKPPLFPRSINEGSSSNTLSEGLTMQEENRIMPSKRLSRFLAEEKNPRAADHCRKDNEICNLLGGKNQTCCNNKCMDLSEDRNNCGACKNKCHFSQTCCRGQCVSLSYDKRHCGSCNNRCEKGEYCVYGLCHYA, encoded by the coding sequence ATGGAACTAACGAAGATAATCTTCTTCATAGCCATAACAATGGCTGTATCCATCACTGTCACCATCAGAAGCATTGGGGAAGTAGAAGAGAAGCCCCCATTATTTCCTCGTAGCATCAATGAGGGTTCATCTTCAAACACATTGTCCGAAGGGCTTACAATGCAAGAAGAAAATCGAATAATGCCTTCTAAGAGACTGAGCCGTTTTCTTGCTGAAGAGAAAAACCCTAGAGCAGCTGACCATTGTCGTAAAGACAATGAAATATGCAATCTTTTGGGAGGAAAAAACCAGACTTGTTGTAACAACAAGTGCATGGACTTGTCTGAAGATAGAAATAATTGTGGTGCTTGTAAGAACAAGTGCCATTTCTCACAAACTTGTTGCAGAGGGCAATGTGTAAGCCTATCTTATGATAAGAGACATTGTGGGAGCTGCAACAATCGGTGCGAGAAAGGAGAATACTGCGTTTATGGCTTATGTCACTACGCTTGA
- the LOC110622124 gene encoding glycosyltransferase BC10, with amino-acid sequence MRNEHKNCPISVAKAKLISSFLQLGNFFRFLFFLIGLSLGFTVSVYLKSISFDFYATLFSLSPSPPPSPSPPPQLPPPPPPSNMSSLFISRAKLPVSLMHNMEDDELFWRASMVPRIRRIPQKLVPKSKVAFMFLTKGALPLASLWEEFFKGHEGLYNIYVHPHPSFNYTFPETSVFHERRIPSKPVEWGRASMIDAERRLLANALLDLSNDRFVLISETCIPLFNFSTTYNYLINARKSFVGSYDDPRKVGRGRYNPKMSPTITISNWRKGSQWFEVNRKVAIEIVSDTTYYPVFRQHCSPPCYVDEHYIPTLVNVVCPEENNNRSITWVDWSKSGPHPGKFGKKSVSVEFLDRISFRGNCSYNGNASSVCFLFARKFLPDTLEILLQIAPGLPHFNHSYSASSTNV; translated from the exons ATGAGAAATGAGCACAAAAATTGTCCAATATCAGTTGCCAAAGCGAAGCTTATTAGTTCCTTTTTGCAGTTGGGCAATTTCTTTCgttttctcttctttctcatTGGTTTGTCACTTGGCTTCACTGTCAGCGTGTATTTGAAAAGCATCTCCTTTGATTTCTATGCTACTTTGTTCTCTCTTTCACCATCACCTCCACCGTCACCATCGCCACCACCACAACTTCCGCCGCCGCCTCCTCCTAGTAATATGAGTAGCTTATTCATATCAAGAGCTAAGCTTCCTGTTAGTCTTATGCATAATATGGAAGATGATGAGTTGTTTTGGCGAGCGTCTATGGTTCCGAGGATTCGGAGGATTCCTCAAAAACTTGTTCCTAAGTCTAAAGTTGCTTTCATGTTCTTGACGAAGGGAGCTTTGCCTTTGGCTTCGTTGTGGGAAGAGTTTTTTAAAGGACATGAAGGGCTTTACAATATATATGTTCATCCTCATCCCTCTTTCAACTATACTTTCCCGGAAACCTCTGTTTTCCATGAAAGGAGAATTCCAAGCAAG CCTGTGGAATGGGGAAGAGCATCCATGATTGACGCAGAGAGGAGACTTTTAGCGAACGCACTCCTTGACTTATCAAACGACAGATTTGTACTTATCTCAGAAACATGCATTCCTTTATTCAACTTCTCAACAACATACAACTACCTCATCAATGCTCGAAAAAGCTTCGTGGGTTCCTACGACGATCCAAGAAAAGTGGGTCGGGGCCGATACAATCCGAAAATGTCTCCAACAATCACAATTTCTAACTGGCGTAAAGGGTCTCAGTGGTTTGAAGTTAATCGCAAGGTGGCCATTGAAATAGTTTCAGACACAACGTATTATCCAGTTTTTCGACAGCATTGTAGCCCTCCATGTTACGTGGACGAGCATTATATTCCTACACTTGTTAACGTTGTTTGTCCAGAGGAAAATAACAACAGGAGCATTACTTGGGTTGATTGGTCGAAGAGTGGTCCTCATCCTGGAAAATTTGGGAAGAAATCTGTTTCTGTTGAGTTCTTGGATCGAATTAGTTTTCGTGGTAATTGTTCTTACAATGGGAATGCTTCCTCTGTCTGCTTCCTGTTTGCTAGGAAGTTCTTGCCTGATACTTTGGAGATTTTGTTGCAGATTGCACCAGGGCTGCCACATTTCAATCATTCTTATTCAGCTTCTTCTACCAATGTATAG